The window CCAGGCGAACAGAGGAGAGTGAGCCATGCAGGGGATGatccctgggggtgggggagagggggagggcaGGCTGCccagaggtgggggtgggtggcagGTGGCGAGGAGGGCAGGTCCAAGGTTCTGGCCATGAGACTGTCCTGACAGCTTTAGCTGCCTGATGCAGATGGACAACGCAGACCTGGGGGACGCAGTGCTGGGATGTTCCAGGAAAGGGGCTGGATGAGGAGGGTGGTGAAAGCTGGAGGGGCCTGAAGGATGACGCAGAAGTGCAGGGAGTGCAGGGTCAGCACTGGGGTCTCAGAGATGGGGGGCAGGGGATGGCCTCCCAGAGAGACTGGCTGTCAGTGCTGTGGGAGGTGGTGAGAAGCCCAGGATTGCAGTGGGGGACCGGCCTGtgagggagtggagtggaggtgTTTGCACATGAGGAGGTCTGGGAACGGGGAGGCCAGGGCATTGGTGGTGGTCCCTGGGGAGGCCTGAGCTATCAGGGTCATGGCAGgagttggggtggggtggaggtggccTCGAGCCACGGCTGCTAGGTTTATGAGTAGGGACCCAGGGCAGCCCTGAGGAGCTGAAGGGGGACACACCTGGATGCCAGTGCCCCAGAGGAATGGGGCATTTGATGGGGAGGGCACAGTCTGGGGACCAAGGCAGCCAGAGACCCACGGCACTGTGGACTCTGAGGCATGAGGGATGTGAATGTCGGAGCAGCCAGCTTTGGACAGGGCCGAGGGCCACCTCCAGGGGTGAGCTGGGTCTCCATCAGAGCTGGAGGAAAGGAAGCATTTGGAACAAATTGGAGTGGCTTGTGACCTGCTGGGGTGCGGGGTGGCCTAGTTTCCTGAAGAGCTGTGCACCAGGATGATGGGGCAGAAGcagtgagggaggaaggcaggaggctCCCCGGGCCTGAAATACTTGGAGACTGCCCGCTCACCAGGAAGGTGGGGGTCCCAGCCCCAGATCCGGCCCCTCTCAGCACTGGGATACCATCAGGGCTCGCAGCTTCCTACAGGAAAAGCTGACGCGGATGGGGCTGAGGACATAGCATTGGCCCTGGCCTGAGGCCAGTGAGGCTGGGTCACCCCCCAGCCTGGCTCAGCCCTCCCTTACCCAGAAATCAGAGGTTTACTTGCCCCATGGGCATATGGGGGCACACAGGGTCTGCTGCTGGGGGGACTGGGCCCCTGTCCTCTGTTCTGAGGCCTGTGGTCCCTCAGGGGCTTCTGGACACCCTGCATGCCTGTCCTACCTGCTGCTCTGAGCCCTCGCTGTGCCTGCTGACTGGAATGCGTTCAGAGCATGGCTTGGTTTCTATTCAATCAGAGACTATGATCCAAGGAGAGCCCTGGGTTTTGTGTCCTGGTTCCATCTCTGCTATTTTGATGTAGTAGGAGACTTTGGGCAAGTCCTTGTTCCTTtccgggcctcagttttcttaactGTGTACTGGGGTGGTGACAGACACCCCTGTCTAAAGCCAGCAGTCATCTGGTTCCTGAGATGGACACCGCTGACCCGGTTCAGGTCAAATCCCTAGTCTGTTACGAACAGTGGAGGTGACAGGCCCCAGGCCCCCAAAAGCCTCCTGGGTTCTTAGGAATGAAGAGGTTCCCAGCATGTTTTCAGGCCTGGGGCTCATCCATCCGTCAGATGGGGCTGgctgccttccctccccttctaTGTGTCCTCTCATACCGCCCTCCAACTCCAACTGCTCCCCTGCCAAGGGAGTGCTCTTGGTCACAGGCACAGGAAGCAGCCCCTTGAAGGCTCAGCACCACCCCTCTGTCCTCCTTTATTTGCTTCCCACTCCTTTTTGTATCCATTGAGCTAGACATGGATCTCTAAAGATACCACACCCTGGGATAGGATTCTGGGGAGGAGCTATCAGACAGTCACACCTTAGTGATAATTGACTTGATATTTTGCCAGGGGAAAAATAGACTTGACAGAAGAGAGGGCATGTCCAGAGCCTGGGAGGTAGGTGGGAGAGGCAGGGGGTAGAGAGCCCCCAGGGGGCTGTGTGTGCTGCACAAACCCTTCACCCGTGACCCACCAaccctttccattcctttccccaACCTTAGGGCACCCACTGGGAGTGAAGCGCTAGCTGATACGTAACACCATCTCTCCATTTCCCTTCCCTGACCCAGGGTCCTGGGGACCCCCAGGCCACTTGGCCTGGTTGGTGATGGGGGACAGTGGGATAGTCAGGGTTCCATAACTAAGCTCCCAGCATAGAATTTCCACGCCGCAGTTCAGGCGCCATGGCAACCAGGGGAAATAAACACTACGAGTTTCACAGTCCAAGCTCTGCCGTGACGTcatctccagctccagcctgCTGGGGCCTGTGCTGACTGTGCCCCAGACAGCCTTAGCTGCTCAAGCTGGAGAACTGTCTTCCTTCCCAGCTTCCTCCGTgtctggggtgggggatgggggggtCTCAGGCAGGGATACTCTAGCCCCTTGACTGCTGTTTAGACCCTGCTGTAGCTGCTGCTgctccctgcccagccccagccatGAAACTGCCCAAGGGGACCAGGAGCTCTGTGTACTTTGCACAGCACCCAGAAAAGGAGCCATTGCCCTCAAGGCAGGAGGTCAAGCAGACCCCTGTCATCATGGCCAAGATCAAAGGTGAGAGCCATCCCCACCCTGGGCTTgggccccctcccctctctccaggACTCCTTCCAGCCTGCCTCCTGCAAAGCCCCTTCCAACTTCCTTGAAGCCTTACAGAAGACCTGAGCCTCCAAGCTGACCCTCACAGGCAGTGTTGGCTGCTGGGATTGTCCAagtgggtgggggaggaggggagcatGGGACTTGCAGTGAGGCCCGCTTTGGAAAAAGACTAGGAGCCTTTGTCCTAGCTTTAGCTTTCCTCACTTCCCTTCAATTTTACTCTCAAGGGACAGCAGACGCTAATTCTTACTATGTTGGTAATGACTGACTAGTGCTCTAAGTGGGAGTAGTTTAGTGCAGGGATTGAAGGTTTGGGTTCTACTGGATGATGGTCTTAGAATCTTCACACTACTAGTTTGTGATATGTGGGTAGATATTTCTAAGCCTCAatattctgtaaaatgggaaaaacaagAGCATTTACCTTACAGCATTGTTCAGAGGCTTAACGGAAATAATCCACGTCGGATGCCTAGTGGAGAACCTGGAGCAGAATAAGTTCTCAATTAACTGTAACTATTAGCTTCTTATTATGCATTGTCTGTCCAAGGGAAACTGCATTTTATCTGGAAATACTGCCTTCCCCCAAACGAAGCAGCTGGATGGATGCTGGGCTCGTGGCAGTGCGATAGCAGCAAGAACAAATACCCCCAATGTTCCCATGGTGCGCTGTACTGGGGCTTCCCCTGCCTCTGACCTGGTGGGCCCAGGCTGAGGGCTGTCCTGTCCATCCTTACAGGTCCGGGGCCCGCCAAGTACCTCCGGCCATCCTGCACGGGCTACATAGATCATGACATCTCCATGTTCAAGGCACCAGCTTATACCCTGCATAGCCGGCACTCAGAGAAGCGTGAGCGTTGCCACCCCAGTCATCCGGCTGGGGTTGGAGCTGTTGTTGGAGGTTGAGGGGAGAGACATGGAGCCATTCTCTGTAGCCACTGGGAATCTGAGACACTCAAGGGGCCCCCTGGGTCCAGAGGAAGCCAGCGGGGATTGAGGGTGGGGCAACTCCATGGGCATCCCCTAGCCGCCTCTCCCAAGGGAGCCTATAGGGGATCCTGGCCCTGTCCAGCTGGCACAGCAGAGTCTCCTTTTTCTGGCCTTTGGCTGGGGCCCTTCAGCTCCGGTCGCCATGCTCTGCTAGGGTCACTTGCCATTGTGGCCAGGCAGGAACAGCTAGGAGGCCAGTGGGGAAGTGGTGGCCCCCAGAGCTCCTCAGGTGGCCTAGAACCCACTGGAAGGGCAGAAGCAGAGGCCACAGATGACCTATGCTgctgggcagggtgtggtggcgtgcacccggGGGTCTGAGATCTGGGGTGCCTGTCAGGCCTTTCCCTGGGGAGAATACCCACCTCAGCAAGGTAAGCCCCTGGCCTGGCTGGGCCTTTGCTGAAtgcccacagcagccacagggcTATTACTCCCCGTTGGCCCCAACCCCTGATTGGGTGGGTGGCTGCCCAAGCTGCTGGGCAGCTGTTATTTTACTGTTCCTCTGAGCAAGTTCTTGAAAATACCAGGTCATGTGTTAaaagtcccattttacagatgaggaaatcaagggtCCCCAAACACCCAGGAGCCACAGAATCTGAAGTGGGAGGGAGATCTTGCCTGGAGGCAGGCCAGGTGCTCAGTGGGGCAGCCTTTGGGGCTGACCAGGCCCTCTCCTTGGTTGCCCTGCAGGGATGGTGTGCCACAGCAGCCCTGGGCCTTGCTATCTCTTGGATCCCAAAATAACTCGGTTTGGAATGTCCAGCTGCCCGCAGGTCCCCATGGAGGAGCGCATCTCCAACCTGCGTAAGATGGGGTTATGGACAGATGTTGGGGGTTgggaggttggggggtggggtgcacCCTTAGGACCTGGGCAGGGGCAAAGGGTCAAGACTTCCTCCTTGGAAATGTCTGGATGCCGGTATCTCCCTGCAAGACACCGACATTGCAATGCTGACATCACCATGTCTTGAAGTCAATGTTATGACATGCAGCATGTCACCAGGTGACGTTATGATGACATGGAGCTCCTGTTGTGGATGCAATATTGTCATGCGAACGAGCTCACAGACTGTAGTgatctcagaatgtttctgtgtcgCTGTCAGAGGGACAATGTCTGGATGCTGACACTGTAGCAACTGGGGGTAATCCAAGGGGAATGTTATGATGACATTATGGTTTTTTACATGATGACCACTGTGTTGCCATCCTGATGTCAGGATGGCCTAAGTgaccatcttatttatttattatttatttatttagatcgagtctcgctctgttgcccaggctggagtgcagtggcgtgatctcggctcactgcaacctccacctcctgggttggagtgattctcctgcctcagccttctgaatagctgggattacaggtgcacgccaccacgcccagctaatttttgtatttttagtagagatggggtttcaccatgttggtcaggctggtctcgaactcctgatcttgtgatctgcctgccttagcctcccaaagtgctgggattgcaggtgtgagccaccgcgtccggcctaaGTGACCATTTGGATGTCCCTGCCCTGCTGCTGAGGTGGTCAGCCTGAGGTCACAGTGGATAACCAGGACCATCAGTTGGCTAGCAGAGAATGAGGTCTGTTCCCTGCTCTGAGAGCCCTCCCTTCCCGCCACTCCCTTTCAGGCCTGAACCCCACCCTCGCATCCTGCCAGTACTACTTTGAGAAGATCCACCCACCGGGGGAACGCAGGGCTCCCCAGTACACGTTTGGCTACCGGCGCCCATACAGAGTGATGGACCTCAACCCGGCTCCCAACCAGTACCAGATGCCACTCTTGCTGGGGCCCAACACCCCTGTCAGCCGAGCTGCTCCCTGCTACAGTCTGGCCTCCAGGGACAAGAACTGGTTCTACAAGGAGGATGTGGCAGGAGGCCCTGGACCTACCACGTACGCCCGACCTGAGCCATCCATCTATCAGAACCGCAGCCCTACTTACAGCATGGCCAAGCGCTTCGCCTACCCTCTGGACCTCACGCCACGGCCTGGCCCCGGCTCCCACGAGGTCCAGCAGGTCACTGTGCACAAGCCCCACATCCCTGCTTTCACCATGGGCATCAAGCACTCACTCCACCTGTGCCCACTGGTCATCGACATTCGTGACTGAGGCCCCTCTTGGGGCACTCACTGCCCCTCATCcccagaaattatttttctacacCAAATTGAGCAATTTGACCAAGATTTCTAGTAGCAGAGCCGGTACCTGCTGAGTGTCCGGCACACAGAAGACATTAGAGatacattttcatgtatttgttttttccttttctgttcacAGTTGCTTCCTGTGGGTCCTGCTctgggtgaggggctggggaCACTGGAAGGAATGATACAGTCCCTGTCCTTGAAGAGTTCCATTCTGGTTCACCAGGTGGGGAAGCCATGTGTCTGTCCTCCAAGGAGCCCCAGGCAGAGACTCGGGAGAGCTGCATTCCAGTCCTAACTGCCATTACAGGCTGTGTGGCCTTGTGCAGctcctgcccctctctgggctcaggATTGCCCTTTAGACAGTGCACAGGGTAGGCTTGGAAGAGGTCTAGGTTCTCCCAAGTTCCAGAACTGTGGGACTGTGCTGACAGTGTGCAGTCCCCGAGACAGGGGCAGGGCAGGTCGGGGTGCAGGCAGAGGAGCGGAGTCCCTCTGGTTGGGAGTTGGGAGAGGAGTTTCCTCGGGGAGGGACCTAAGAGGACAAGAGGAGACTGCTGGGGAGGGCGAAGGTGGAGGTCAAGGTGAGAGCAAAGCATGCAGGTGCAGTGACAGGGAACTGGGgaggcacagagcagcaggggccTGGGGTGCAGGGGGCGAGGCTGCTACCCGGGGCCACATTGTGGGCAGCCGGGAGGGGCCTCGGGCTTTGCCCTGAAGGTGTGAGGGCCGGAAGATGCTTTGGGAGAAGCTCGGACAGGATGGGCAGAGTGGGAGGCAGCTCCCAGCTGGGCAGACTGCAGGGAAGGTCAGCTTGTCACATGCTGTTTTTGGGGTCACTCACTATGTCCCCAACCTCAACAGCTTAGCCTGGCAGTGCCTGTCAGAGGAGCAGCCGTGAATTAGCCAGGAGGGGGCAGCGCTGTCTCAATCTTCAAGCCCAGGCCTGTGCCTACCCACCCTGGCTGGCACCCGCTCTGGCTTTGCTGCTGCTGGGCGGACAGGCGCCAGCTCCTGTTGGTCTTGAGGAGGTGAGGGTCTCTGGGGCTGGCATTTGTCCTTCCTCTGTTCTTGGCATCCAGAGCCCCAATTCACCTCTACTCCTGGACACAGGAACCTGGCAGTCCCAGGCCAGTGTGAGGCATGGAGGGGATGCGGCTGAGGTCAGCAAAGAGgctgggtgggagggtgggagccatggagggagtgggagggaggaggggggtgAGAAAGCCCCCAGACCTAATGGCTCAGGCAGAGGCAGACTGTTCCGCAGAGCAGAGGGTGACAGGAAGAGAGCACCGCCTCAGAACCAGTGTCTAATGGTTCATCCTTATAAACCTGAACAA is drawn from Homo sapiens chromosome 15, GRCh38.p14 Primary Assembly and contains these coding sequences:
- the CIMAP1C gene encoding protein CIMAP1C; the protein is MKLPKGTRSSVYFAQHPEKEPLPSRQEVKQTPVIMAKIKGPGPAKYLRPSCTGYIDHDISMFKAPAYTLHSRHSEKRMVCHSSPGPCYLLDPKITRFGMSSCPQVPMEERISNLRLNPTLASCQYYFEKIHPPGERRAPQYTFGYRRPYRVMDLNPAPNQYQMPLLLGPNTPVSRAAPCYSLASRDKNWFYKEDVAGGPGPTTYARPEPSIYQNRSPTYSMAKRFAYPLDLTPRPGPGSHEVQQVTVHKPHIPAFTMGIKHSLHLCPLVIDIRD
- the CIMAP1C gene encoding protein CIMAP1C isoform X1, which produces MKLPKGTRSSVYFAQHPEKEPLPSRQEVKQTPVIMAKIKGPGPAKYLRPSCTGYIDHDISMFKAPAYTLHSRHSEKRERCHPSHPAGVGAVVGGMVCHSSPGPCYLLDPKITRFGMSSCPQVPMEERISNLRLNPTLASCQYYFEKIHPPGERRAPQYTFGYRRPYRVMDLNPAPNQYQMPLLLGPNTPVSRAAPCYSLASRDKNWFYKEDVAGGPGPTTYARPEPSIYQNRSPTYSMAKRFAYPLDLTPRPGPGSHEVQQVTVHKPHIPAFTMGIKHSLHLCPLVIDIRD